The Eubacteriales bacterium genome has a window encoding:
- the crcB gene encoding fluoride efflux transporter CrcB, translating to MKKYIYMGFGGSIGAIFRYLLKQIAVFDVNNAIPVNTFLVNISGCFLLGFILTAAIDSLKVRPNLQLGLTTGFLGAFTTFATICKETVVLISDGNYSFALLYIIASVTFGFTSTYLGFKLADKIFIKKPIKEDLSLICDFESEDN from the coding sequence ATGAAAAAATATATATATATGGGTTTTGGCGGGAGTATTGGTGCAATTTTTAGATATTTGTTAAAGCAAATAGCAGTATTTGATGTTAATAATGCCATTCCAGTAAATACTTTTCTTGTAAATATATCCGGCTGTTTTTTATTGGGATTTATTTTGACAGCTGCTATTGACAGCTTAAAAGTGAGACCTAATCTACAACTTGGTTTAACGACAGGCTTTTTAGGCGCCTTTACCACCTTTGCCACTATATGCAAGGAAACAGTTGTTTTGATATCAGATGGGAATTACTCCTTTGCTTTACTTTATATAATAGCATCAGTAACATTTGGTTTTACATCTACGTATTTAGGGTTTAAACTGGCTGATAAAATATTTATTAAGAAACCTATAAAAGAAGACCTGAGTTTGATCTGCGATTTTGAAAGCGAGGACAATTAA